From Dehalococcoidia bacterium, a single genomic window includes:
- a CDS encoding molybdate ABC transporter permease subunit has product LSEFGATMLFAGNLRGSTQTLSLAIMTAMEANLYTALALSVLLLAVASFTLLLFRALTRERLRL; this is encoded by the coding sequence CTGTCGGAGTTCGGCGCGACGATGCTGTTCGCCGGCAACCTGCGCGGCAGCACGCAGACGCTGTCGCTGGCGATCATGACGGCGATGGAGGCCAACCTCTACACCGCGCTGGCGCTGTCGGTGCTGCTGCTCGCCGTCGCCTCTTTCACCCTGCTGCTGTTCCGCGCACTCACCCGCGAGAGGCTGCGGCTGTGA
- a CDS encoding ester cyclase — MRRIHDEAESEGRLGVIDEAYAASFVDAGHPERGRGPESVKAHVREMRTRFPDLHVQVQSIVAEGDLVVARLVSRGTHTGAFAGLAPTGRVAEWDGFAMRRFENGRIVEQWTRFNMIGLLRQLGALKGMPDGAPRH; from the coding sequence GTGCGACGCATCCACGACGAGGCGGAGAGCGAGGGACGGCTCGGCGTGATCGACGAAGCGTACGCCGCGTCGTTCGTCGACGCCGGCCACCCCGAGCGTGGCCGCGGGCCGGAGAGCGTGAAGGCGCACGTGCGCGAGATGCGTACACGTTTTCCCGACCTGCATGTGCAGGTGCAGAGCATTGTTGCGGAGGGCGATCTGGTCGTGGCGCGGCTGGTCTCCAGAGGTACGCACACCGGCGCCTTCGCCGGCCTGGCGCCGACGGGCCGGGTGGCCGAATGGGACGGCTTTGCCATGCGCCGCTTCGAGAACGGGCGCATCGTGGAACAGTGGACGCGCTTCAACATGATCGGCCTGCTGCGCCAGCTCGGCGCGCTCAAGGGCATGCCGGACGGCGCGCCGCGCCATTGA